From the Limosilactobacillus panis genome, one window contains:
- a CDS encoding FAD-dependent oxidoreductase, producing MANKSNNRTLIMDAVAKIITNDGYGSVSMSQVAKLTGSSPVTTSISGMKENAAFAVDYLNHRVKPGHHVAVIGAGLTGTETACDLAEQGYQVDPIRAITKHPANANECLNNEQHLKAKVTVDNVTVHTSAIVKEVENGQTTYVDNQKQVQTLACDTVLNAIGFRSNDQLSNDLYALFDDHANVIGDALQPRKIMNAIHGGYHTIRTME from the coding sequence ATGGCAAACAAAAGTAATAACAGAACTTTGATTATGGATGCCGTTGCCAAGATCATTACTAATGATGGCTATGGCAGCGTTTCAATGAGTCAGGTTGCCAAGCTTACTGGGTCCTCACCAGTCACGACCTCTATCTCTGGAATGAAGGAAAACGCGGCTTTTGCAGTTGACTATCTCAACCACCGCGTTAAACCCGGTCACCACGTCGCCGTAATCGGTGCCGGCCTCACAGGAACCGAAACCGCCTGTGACTTGGCTGAACAAGGGTACCAGGTGGACCCTATTCGAGCAATTACCAAACATCCTGCAAACGCCAACGAGTGCTTGAACAATGAACAGCACCTGAAAGCTAAAGTTACCGTAGATAATGTTACTGTCCACACGAGTGCAATAGTTAAAGAGGTCGAGAATGGCCAGACCACCTATGTTGATAATCAGAAACAAGTGCAAACACTGGCCTGTGATACTGTTTTGAACGCCATCGGTTTTCGATCCAATGACCAGCTTAGTAACGACCTCTATGCCCTCTTTGACGATCACGCAAACGTTATTGGTGATGCATTACAGCCACGTAAGATCATGAATGCGATCCACGGAG